The following coding sequences are from one Danio rerio strain Tuebingen ecotype United States chromosome 21, GRCz12tu, whole genome shotgun sequence window:
- the fgf10a gene encoding fibroblast growth factor 10a precursor, which produces MCKWKVTKGASAWFRLSCLSLPLLLLFLCSALPVACHDTHRAIRAPRGTNSSSSAVVGRHVRSYNHLTGDVRRRKLFSYQKFFLRIDKNGKVNGTKSKDDPYSTLEIKSVDVGIVAIKGIQSNYYLAINKKGVVYGARDFGIDCKLIERIEENRYNTYASAEWMNKKKHMFVGLSANGRPMRAKKTRRKNTATHFLPIPIV; this is translated from the exons ATGTGCAAATGGAAAGTGACTAAGGGTGCCTCAGCCTGGTTCCGTCTGTCCTGCCTTTCCCTGCCGCTGCTGCTTCTGTTCCTGTGTTCGGCTCTGCCTGTGGCCTGCCATGACACCCACAGGGCCATCCGTGCCCCGAGGGGCACCAACTCCTCATCGTCTGCCGTGGTGGGGCGGCATGTGCGCAGCTACAACCACCTCACGGGGGACGTGCGCAGGAGGAAACTCTTCTCCTACCAGAAGTTCTTTCTCAGGATCGATAAGAACGGAAAAGTCAATGGCACCAAAAGCAAGGACGATCCGTACA GTACACTCGAAATCAAGTCTGTGGATGTGGGCATCGTTGCCATCAAGGGGATTCAAAGCAATTACTACCTTGCAATTAACAAGAAAGGGGTGGTCTACGGGGCG AGGGATTTCGGCATTGACTGCAAGCTGATAGAGAGGATAGAGGAGAACAGGTACAACACCTATGCCTCGGCAGAATGGATGAACAAGAAGAAGCACATGTTCGTAGGTCTGAGCGCCAACGGGAGGCCGATGAGGGCCAAAAAGACCCGGAGAAAAAACACAGCCACACACTTTCTCCCCATTCCTATCGTGTAG